Proteins encoded in a region of the Benincasa hispida cultivar B227 chromosome 2, ASM972705v1, whole genome shotgun sequence genome:
- the LOC120070592 gene encoding protein FAF-like, chloroplastic, with protein sequence MSPLKSFQASYSDKKQGIVAVLSSDSEHSQIQPSSLRRTLSADMSSQKWISYMKKVASFHEFHTPKTEHETEDEAEGVDVWSSIIKESRQDSKPVSDPYVHPLLKRSGKCLSEKSLEICTESLGSETGSDGFSSYPSSENGDTDDEEENILEGTQIFEVENQWKRVKISYKKSPPHRSFPPPLPTLSGPDGESLRMQPRRDNGRLVLEAMSVPSQNNFRAQRQDGRLVLTLLNRHPINQVVKDDDSDKEEEKEEEKEKDPKLTKSSEFASGLVKIHRLASMMNSKTIALANRNPSLPPRPKAAQPLTGCAAPPTAATLNAYEYYWKSKPTGKVGTGMNPLGQQPASFKSSSRKVMICKNRTANEEEKLVVMCSNGSCKEVRRTVVFWEPRCIATS encoded by the exons ATGTCGCCATTGAAGAGCTTCCAAGCTTCTTATTCTGACAAGAAACAGGGCATCGTCGCTGTTCTTTCTTCTGACTCTGAACACTCCCAAATTCAACCTTCTTCTCTTCGAAGAACTCTCTCTGCCGATATGTCCTCCCAGAAATGGATCTCTTACATGAAAAAAGTCGCTTCGTTTCATGAATTTCACACTCCCAAAACAGAGCATGAAACAGAGGATGAAGCAGAGGGTGTTGATGTTTGGAGCTCTATCATTAAAGAATCTCGTCAGGATTCCAAGCCTGTTTCTGATCCTTATGTTCATCCTCTTCTTAAGCGATCTGGTAAGTGTTTGAGTGAAAAGAGTCTTGAAATTTGTACGGAAAGTCTCGGCTCCGAGACTGGGTCTGATGGGTTCTCGTCGTATCCGTCGTCGGAGAATGGAGATACTGATGACGAGGAGGAAAATATACTCGAAGGTACTCAAATATTTGAGGTGGAGAATCAGTGGAAGCGTGTGAAGATTAGTTACAAGAAATCGCCACCCCATCGGTCATTTCCTCCACCGCTTCCTACGCTTTCCGGCCCGGATGGCGAGTCGTTGAGGATGCAGCCTCGCCGTGACAATGGGCGGTTGGTTCTTGAGGCCATGTCCGTGCCTTCACAAAACAACTTTCGCGCTCAACGTCAAGATGGTCGCCTTGTTCTCACACTCCTCAATCGTCATCCAATCAATCAG GTAGTAAAAGACGATGACTCGgacaaagaagaagagaaggaagaggaaaaagagaaagatcCAAAACTGACAAAATCATCAGAATTCGCAAGTGGGTTAGTAAAAATACACAGGTTAGCATCAATGATGAACAGCAAAACAATAGCTTTAGCCAACAGGAACCCATCACTCCCACCGCGGCCCAAGGCGGCTCAGCCACTAACAGGCTGCGCCGCACCGCCGACCGCTGCGACGTTGAATGCCTATGAGTACTACTGGAAGTCAAAGCCGACGGGGAAAGTGGGAACGGGCATGAACCCGCTGGGGCAGCAGCCGGCGTCGTTCAAGAGCAGCAGCAGAAAGGTTATGATATGCAAGAACAGAACAGcaaatgaagaagagaaattgGTAGTAATGTGTTCAAATGGGAGTTGTAAGGAGGTCCGGCGGACGGTGGTGTTTTGGGAGCCACGGTGCATTGCCACTTCCTAA